DNA sequence from the Pirellulales bacterium genome:
CCGCTTCCGCGTCGAGCCGGAACCGCGGCCCCCGCGCAAGCAGCGTGTTCTGTGGATCGCGCGTGTGCAATACGGGAGTCACTCTTGACGATTGACGATAAGTAGCCGACATCACAAGCATCTTAAGCATTCGCTTTACATCCCAGCCGCTTTCGCGAAAATCGACCGCCAGCCAATCGAGTAGTTTCGGGTAGGTCGGCGGCTCTCCCTGCGAACCGAAATTCTCGCTCGTCGGCACCAGCCCTATGCCGAAGAGTTGCTGCCAAAAGCGATTGACCTCAACGCGGGTCGTCAGCGGATGGTTGGCATGGACGAGCCACTCCGCCAATCCCAAGCGATTCACCGGCGCACCGATCGGCAGCGGCGGCAGCACTGCTGGAACGAGCCGCTCTACTTTTTCCCCGCGCTTATCATATTCGCCGCGCTCTAAAACAAAGGCGTCCCGTGGCTGCGGCAGTTCCTGCATCACAAGCGACAGTGGCACCGGAATTCGTTCGATTTCCTGCTGTTCCTCTTCAAGCGGAGCGATCTCTTCGCTGAATTGCCGATACGGCTCGTCATAATGCTTTAAGTAGTAGGTTTGTAGCGCCGTCTTCTGCTCGTTGGTGCGTTTTTCCGGTTCGACGGCGAGGATTTTCACGATCGGATCGGCACCGGTCAACGCCGCCACCTCTTCGGCTGCTAATGCGCGCTGGTAAATGCGAACTTCATCAACAGCGCCCCCGATCAACGCCCCGCCCTGATTAAGGCGACCAATCCGCAACGGCGCGCGATTGCGAATGCTGCTGCCGAGGCAATCTTCTTCCACTTGCAGCGACGAGAGTGCGCCATTGATGTAAATCTTCAATCCCGCCACTTTACCGGAACCATCGTAAGTCACAAAGAAATGCTGCCACTGATCCGCTAAAACATGGGCTTTGCTATGAACCTTGAGAAGTTCCTTTTCGGTCGAACAGAGTGTGACGGCGACGGATCCTCCATCAATTTGTAGATCGTAGCCGCGTAAGCCAGATTGCTCATCGATTTTGGCGATCACCGCGCCGCGGGCCTTCTTGGGCACATTGATCCAGGCCCCAAGCGAGAATGCCGCACCGCGATCAAAATCGGCGCAGTTGCCAAGTTCCACATACGACGCGGCGGAAAACTTCAGTGCATCGCCGACTTTTCCGGGCACTTTTTCGGGATGCTCCATCAACCTACCCGGCGGACGATCGCCGCACTGGCTCTTGATATCATCGCCGTCGAGTTTGTCAAACGTCCAATACGCGTAGAGATCGCCAGGTTCTTCCTGGTGCAATTCGGGCCTTGCCGCAGGCCCCTCCAGCCATTGCGCCTGCGCAACTTTCACATCGTCGCTAGTCGTGCGTTGGGCTTGTGCTTGTCGGAGCCCTGCCAGCTTTTCGTTCAATTCTTCGAGCCGCCGCTGTTGAGATGGCGGTCGCAGCTTGACCACCGGAAGCGGATCCTTTGCGTTGCCGTCCATCGCCCGTTCTGGCGTGCTGTTGAAAAAGGCGAACAACCCATAAAATTCGCGCTGGGTAATGGGATCGTACTTATGGTCGTGACAAACCGCACAGCCGAGCGTCAGTCCCATAAAAACCGTACCGGTGGTATCGACGCGATCGACGTTATAGCGCACGTAGAATTCTTCGTCGATTGAACCTCCTTCGTTGGTCGTCACGTTGCAGCGATTGAATCCGGTAGCCACCTGCTGGTCGAGCGTGGCATTTGGCAATAAATCGCCACCGAGCTGATCGACGACGAACTGATCGTACGGCAGATTCTCGTTGAATGCCTTGATCACCCAATCGCGATACGGCCAAATCTCGCGCTCGTTATCCAGGTGCAATCCGTGCGTATCGCCGTAACGGGCCAAATCGAGCCATTGCCGTGCCATATGCTCGCCGAATCGCAGCGACGACAGTAGCCGATCAACGACTTTTTCGTAAGCGTCTGACGATTCGTCTTTCAAAAATGCATCGACCTCATCCGGAGTCGGCGGCAATCCCGTAAGATCGAGCGTCACGCGACGAAGGAGGGTCACCCGATCCGCCTCCGGCGACATGGTTAGTTTCTCGCGTTGCAATCGCGCCACGATAAACGCATCCACGACATTCCGAACCCTGCCCCCTGAACCCTCCGCACCTCCTTCGAGTTGCGGCACTTCCGGCTTCACTGGCGCCACAAACGCCCAATGCTCTTGCCATTTGGCCCCTTCCTCGAGCCAACGTTTCACGAGTTCAATCTGTTCTGGCGTCAGCTTCTTTTCTGCCTCCGGCGGCGGCATGCGATCTTCGGCATCTTTTGCACTAATTCGCCTGAACAACTCACTGGCCGCGCTGTCGCCGGGAACGATCAACGAGTTGCCATCATGCTTGGCAAACGCGCTCTCTTTTTGATCCAGTCGCAGGTCGCCCTCGCGATGCGTTTCATCCGGCCCATGACAGGCAAAGCAATAGTCCGAAAAAATCGGTCGGATCTGACGATTGAAATCGACCGGTGCCAATTGACTTTCCGCCGTTGCCCGCGTGGCGAATGCACCGAATGAGCACCCAGCGAGGAATAGAACGACTCGCCGCCATTGCGTCTGCATGGAACGCTCCATTTCGACGAAGTAGAATTTGACCAGGGCGGGCACCACGACGCCGCTTCGAACCGGG
Encoded proteins:
- a CDS encoding DUF1553 domain-containing protein codes for the protein MERSMQTQWRRVVLFLAGCSFGAFATRATAESQLAPVDFNRQIRPIFSDYCFACHGPDETHREGDLRLDQKESAFAKHDGNSLIVPGDSAASELFRRISAKDAEDRMPPPEAEKKLTPEQIELVKRWLEEGAKWQEHWAFVAPVKPEVPQLEGGAEGSGGRVRNVVDAFIVARLQREKLTMSPEADRVTLLRRVTLDLTGLPPTPDEVDAFLKDESSDAYEKVVDRLLSSLRFGEHMARQWLDLARYGDTHGLHLDNEREIWPYRDWVIKAFNENLPYDQFVVDQLGGDLLPNATLDQQVATGFNRCNVTTNEGGSIDEEFYVRYNVDRVDTTGTVFMGLTLGCAVCHDHKYDPITQREFYGLFAFFNSTPERAMDGNAKDPLPVVKLRPPSQQRRLEELNEKLAGLRQAQAQRTTSDDVKVAQAQWLEGPAARPELHQEEPGDLYAYWTFDKLDGDDIKSQCGDRPPGRLMEHPEKVPGKVGDALKFSAASYVELGNCADFDRGAAFSLGAWINVPKKARGAVIAKIDEQSGLRGYDLQIDGGSVAVTLCSTEKELLKVHSKAHVLADQWQHFFVTYDGSGKVAGLKIYINGALSSLQVEEDCLGSSIRNRAPLRIGRLNQGGALIGGAVDEVRIYQRALAAEEVAALTGADPIVKILAVEPEKRTNEQKTALQTYYLKHYDEPYRQFSEEIAPLEEEQQEIERIPVPLSLVMQELPQPRDAFVLERGEYDKRGEKVERLVPAVLPPLPIGAPVNRLGLAEWLVHANHPLTTRVEVNRFWQQLFGIGLVPTSENFGSQGEPPTYPKLLDWLAVDFRESGWDVKRMLKMLVMSATYRQSSRVTPVLHTRDPQNTLLARGPRFRLDAEAVRDQALFVSGLLVEQIGGPCVRPYQPPGLWEAVAFTSSNTGHYVQDKGDALYRRTMYTFWKRTSPPPTLTLLDAPSRENCTPRRSRTNTPTQALALMNDVQFVEAARHLAARGMKDVGMEPKARAAHMFRLATGRLPKDEELAVMVSSYEKHLAVYKADGPAAKKLLAVGDSKRDESLDAAEHAAWTMVGSLILNLDEVLTKG